Within Quercus lobata isolate SW786 chromosome 5, ValleyOak3.0 Primary Assembly, whole genome shotgun sequence, the genomic segment CccaagtttttctttaaatatatgTGGGCATTTTTTTAGTGAGAACATTTTTGTAAAACTAGTCAACAAGATATTTGTTATGTGTCCATAAGTTCCCCCATCTATCACCACACGTGAACCCTCCCATCATTCTCACGGCTCCTCTCTccctcctttctctctcttcttctcccttCCTCATAACTGAATCCTCAAACCACATGTCTCCTTCatcatttttcctttctcaaatcAAGACCTCCAAGGAAGTGAGGACTTCTCTCCATTAGTCCCCCTAGTAACCAAATCCCATATTCACATATGTCAATATTCATATATTGACATATGTGAATGTGGGCATGTGCTTGTTGCATGCCAAGTGTGTAGTAAATTGCCTATATGAGTTAGAGGATTGAATTTCTTAACTTGTGTTGTGGTGACTATTATATGAGGTTATGGGTTCCattactagttgttattatGTGCTAAAACATGTAGCTTCAAGGTTAATCAAGTCTGAAAGTTTTTGGCATATAATTAAGATTATAGTAATTTTGTTTTGAGACTGTAATTCTATCCCTGATAGATTTAAGTAAGTTGtattatgttatttttaataaactatAGAAAATCATTTTGAGTCAATTTTTTGGTAGTACATACTCAACATATAAAGGCTCCTCCCTATTTAATTTCAAGCTTTTTGGATAACACTAAGTGGACCAAAAGAATTTTGTAAAAAGGGCTAACATGTTGTAAGTTATCTGAAAGTGTGATTAGGATGTTGAGACTTTAAGGAATTTACTCCAAGCTTTTGTTGTGTGGTTTAGCTTGTAAGTTTATATGTGTTTTCTTTGACAAGTGTTTTACTTTGGCTAATTTTATCATGGTTTGGTAGTGACATACTTTGTATCAAGTTGGTAAATGCACATTGTTTGCAATAGGGAAATTAAAGGCTTTGGTTGTGTTATAGTCCTATGAGTTTCTTGTATGCTTGTTTGGTTCTCATTTGGGTAGGGGTACTTGTCTTGAGATAATCAAGCTTGGCTTTTTAGGGctttaggtttgatttttgaGGGAATCATTTTCGATTTGTGGAGACAAATTTGATAGTGTAATTTGTAGTATGCCTTGTTATTAATAGGCTTGATACTTGTGTTCCTAGGTTCTAATGTACTTGGTGATGGAACTAGTAACTTGATTGGTTGAATGCAGTGCCTGGTTGAGGTAAATTTGGATTGGACTGCTGAGGTAAGTAacttttaatgggatttttgaaaaataaccatgttgCATAAACTTTGTTTTGGGTTTAACATATTTTGGAAATTATTCGTGGAACTATGTTTTCCTGACCCTACTATATACGATTATATACAAAAAGAGATGTGTTATCTTAACTTGTATTATTGGggaaatttatagaaaatttattgacaagaaatgattttgaaaattttgggaacTTTGTGAAATGCTTGGATATTGAAAAGTTTTATGAAACTACTTGGAAATGAACTGTGTTTCAAATTCATGTAATCTGTGAGCTTTCTATGTTTTACCCTTTTGTCAAGACGTGTGATTACCAGGTGATTACCTAACTAGATACAATAGTCTGTGTGACATTGATATCTTAGCACCCGTCTTTGTGATAGTTATTGAGTTTTGTCTTTGTGACGGCGATGAGTTCCGTCTTTGTGATTGCATACGAGTTCTGTCTTTGTGACGACATACGAGTTCCGACTTTGTGACGGCATACGAGTTCCGTCTTTGTGATGGTGTTGAGTTCCATCTTTGTGACGGCAAATTAGTTCTGGCTGTGTGTCAGCAATGAGTTTCGTATTTGTGATGGCATTGTCATGTGGccttgggttggattttttggttttggaacAGCATTTTACTATTGCTCAcagtatatatattatgtagtttcatgttgaaatattttgagaaagcTTGGTGTTACATTcttttaatcattcttgtcgttttattaagaaaaatggTTTTGCATGATCCAAATTATGAAAAGTTTTGTAAAATGCTTATTATCATGGGtcttgcatttcccccacccccattaattatgctacttattgGGCTTTAGCTCATCCCACTCTCCAACAATTTTTCAGATAAATTTGCTATACCTCGGGCATGGAGCTTGTTTTATTGGTGGTGATTGGAGCATTATGCTAATTGAGAGATTTATGCTATGATTAGTTGGTGACTCAACTTATTAAATTTATCAAGACCATAGCTAATTCTATCGAAGGTTGGGCTCTTGAGGTTCATTAGCCTTGGGCATGGTAGGCTTAGAGTCTGTCGTTGAGGTTGCCTACTTAGGAAGGATTGTGCTTTTATGTTGATCCATTTGGAGTTTTGGAATTTCATGTATATTTGGAGACAtgatttgtaatttgtattgttTGTAAATGTCTCATAAAGCTCTAACTTATATTGTAAAGAGTtcacaatatttatttatctttatcaaaaaaaaaaaaaaaaccctataatttattttaatggtTCTTTTCTCATGCTTTGCACCCAATGGGGTTCGAGGCATGACTTTTGAAGTCCACACCCATCCTTACTTTTCCATCCTTCTTGGGTATAGGCATGACATTAGCTATCCATTCGGCTTGGTGTATGGGTTTGATGAACCCTGCTTTCAACTACTTTGTGACTTCTTGCTTGATCTTTAGGAGCCATTCGGTTCTCATGCGCCTAAATTTTTCCTTGACAGGCACCATGTGGGAATGAGTATCAATGTGATGTTGTACTATCTCAGGATAAATGCTAGACATATCTTCATAAGACCATGCAAAAACTTCTTGGAATTCAATGAGAAactttttaagatttttcttttcttgctcaTTTAGAGTAgagccaattttaattaagcatgGATTCCCATCATTGCccaaaaaaagagttttaaaaGTTAGTTCCATAGGTTCAATTTCCTTTTCCAATTgtttaataatttcattttcaaattcattggaatcatttaagtgcagaatttcaatattatggGACACATCAAAATAAGCCAAATTAGAAATCATCTtgataaaaatgttgaaaagtacATCGAAACTTCCGTTACAAGATATCTCCCCCATGTTTTTAGTAAACCCAACCTAAATCCAATTGCTAAGGCGCCCATTAGTAGGCAAAATGAATATGGCTTTTTATTCTGTCTCTCTTCCCTTTAGGCGTAATTGGCTTCTTCCTTGCTTTCCTCCTCAAACAAAGTCTTTAGCTCCAGGAACCAAGCCTCTTGTACTCCAAAGGACCCCACACGCGTATGGCTTCAGCTATAACCCACAAGGCACCCTCTTAGTCAGAAAAGGTGCAATCTTCTACTCTAACGGACCGGTCATGCTCACTCTCGGTCCAATGCTTCATGTGACCAATCTCCtcgtcatcttcttcttcttcctcttcactTTTGGCCAAAACAAAGTATCTTCCTTTATTGGGAGGTGAGGTGGAATCTCGTTCAATCAAAATGCGAGTAGGAACGTATTAGGTTGTCCCCACTGTTGAGGTCCAATCTTCCCAATCTTGATCTTCCAAAGATCTCACACTTCCTACTTTGGAAAAGTCATTGACATTAGTCCTTGTGAAGGTCCAAGGTCCTAGGATATTTTTCAGCACCGAGAAAAGCATACGAATGActctttcaatcataacatgaTCAGCACACTCTTAAGGTTTGTAGCCAGACATCATGGTACATGTGAGATCTACAAGAAACCATTTCAAAAAGTGAACACAtgccctaaaaaaaaaaaactttcattcaaATGTTTTTAGAAAGCCTTTAAGTCCATTCTAATGAAGGCTTAATTACAAAGTCACTCCCTTCCCTCTCATGAGCCTTGCCCCTTATTTCATAGGGCTTGGTCCATTTAAAACAAAGCTCTCATTTTACACTTATGGCTTCATTAGAATGTACTTAGAGATTTTCAACCCTTTGTCTCAAATATGGGCCATAGTGTATTCATCACTTTTGGgctcttctctctttttatttttctattcattgtcaatctttttttttttttggaagtagCCTTTTAGCTAGAATACACCACAACCTTCCTCTCAAGGCCTATGAATCTCTCATCATTTTAAACCTTTACATGCAACAAGGAGGCCCAAGATTAGGGAGATTCATATTGACTTTGTAGGATCTTGGATGCTAGGTCCATAACATATTTGTTACCAAGGCCAAAGACTTTCATTTTCAAGAAGCCTTTGATTTTGGGCTTATGATAGCAAATAGGCTATAGTCCTttgaacctttcaagttaagatataccTTTGGATTTAGGGACAAGCCTCTTATGtgtgagaacttcttttcttttcatcccaGTGTCTTAAGTTATACCATAACTTTTGAGTCATCCTTTCAATTTTATATCTTTTCCTTTAGAGTTAGGTGaacatgttgtgaaattttaaaatactcgcaagtgtacgaaccgtaccgaagtatagttggacaagaacgaggtcgaacccacagagacttgtatgaatgtaggaaaattaattaaaccttaaccaaattaatcctaatctagtttaaataaaaattggttggttacaataaaataaactaagcaattaataaaattaagcaaatagttaaactaagaaaaatatataaagtaataaaaagatgtaaacaatcaagagaaaggaattaaggttttggaatccgccttgtaagtcatattagcatatatttatgatcattaatttttcccaactcactacatgataatctaaaaatcaatcttgttatcatggaaaatatcatcatttaaacccttattttaaaaatcaaaagcatgttcttcttcgcttcttaagtataaaatcaaatcataaattgtatccgtagtcaaacaaatcacaagatatatccgattttataatcaagaattaataaaccaagcattcaattaattaagacaaatcctaaatcatgagaaaaacatgattgaactcatatctagaatctcatcttaatcaattgatatgaagcaagaacaatttaaatcattaaagaacaattattgtgagaaaaatcaaatcacataaatatcactaataatccttaacaaggtttcatcctcaaccctaattataaatttagctactcatagtaattgaaagaaaacataaaaataaaatactaatcattaaactaaacaaatagaatagagaaagaaatagtcacaGTGCTAGAGAAAAGTCATAGATAAAAAGAACACGTTTTGCTCCTACGCACCAGTCCTAGCCGCAGCCTCTACACATTCAGtccccttattttttctgttttgctcTCTATTTATATCACACAAAGACACGCACTTCAAAAGAGAAGCCGCCTGACTCTATGAAAATTCCTAATACAAATGAAACTAGGATTGTAAGCCACACGCTACACTTCAAGTTGTGCTTAGCCGAAACCAAAGACCAGCCCAAAAGAAAAGCCCAAGTTAACAAAGAGCAATTAAAACCCCAAGCCCACTGTATATCTCTTTGACCCACGAAAGCACttctattgttatttttttaatttcgttTTCTTGCACTCCACGTGTCTCCAGGTCCTTATTCTTTTCATGTTGGCTTTGAATCAATAGGCCTGGACCtcctttctttaattttctttctacttGCTTAGCTCgtgttgcttttcttttctttacttcatGCCCTCCACGTCCTTCAAGTTGGGTTAGCGATTGACTTAGCTCCACGTTGCATGTAAAACCCTTATCACCTATTAaacaaagataatatataatcaATCACAAGATAGCATAAAAATATggtaaaaaatgcaaatatgagagtattttatcatatatatttcatgcacatcaaatACCCCCAAACCTACAGTTTGCTAGTCCTCGAGCAAAACAGATAAagagcaaaacaaaacaaagaaattaaaaacacagaaaaagaaaatcctaacTAATCCACTTTCGCTGGAATTTTCGATTGCATTTAGCGTATGCAACAAGCCTTTAAACCCCTAGCTTACACTAGTGGACGAGTTGTAGTCTTGTGAGGGTTTGCAGGGAATTTACCCACAAAATTCTGAGAatgaatactaaaaaaaaaaaaattacaaataaataaataaataaacaaaacaaagaaaatcaactttttttttttttttcaattgcctTTTGCAAAGCGGATTAGTTCAAGTTCAAAAACACTATAAATGCTAAAGAAATTTCTCATGCCATCAAAACTCAATGTGAGTGAAAAGTGGTAGCCAACCCAAACATACTCTTAGTTTTAGAATAAACTTGACTCGAATCTCTATTTGAAAGTATGTTTCAACTCAAATCTTTCTAGTGTTATCACTCAACAATTGAAATCACTCTGAAATGGGGTGTAACACTCTCAACAATATATGTGAGCGGAATAATGTAAGCAAAATCAAATACCTCACATATAAATCCCATGAAAAACGCTTAATCAAGAAAGAACAAGTAGTCTCATGAAAGGATGCCAAAAAGAATTTATACCACACCTTTTTCTTCTCAGTCATATCAATATCTGAACTACACAATCTTCAAGATCAAATAAGGACTTTATTGGGACGTAATGTAAGGTAAAAGTAAAgggaatgaaataaaaatgggtGAAGGTAAATATAAGAAGTGTTTCAAGATTTGTCGGAATGTCAactctttttggaattttcattcagcatttttttttttttttcaactcttcttcttcaaagtaGTACTTCTTCCTTACatttcacttttcaaaatttgatgagaaccttttttattttcttctttttgacacttttcccttcttcttttttcttctcttttcaattctttttctttttttttctttgaatttttctttctttctttgaattctCTTACAAACCACCACATTgaaacaaattgatcaaattcaaTCTTGAAACACTATGGATAAGGGCTTTAAGAAAGAAAGGCTAATTAAAAGGCTCAACGGGGTGACTAGCGataatgtatcaaaaaaaagaaaaatacatatatgGCTCAAAGTAGACAAAAATGGCCTAATCTCATCTCTCAAAGACTAGTATAGTTCATTCAACATCAATGACTTCAAAAGATTAAAGTGTGgcataaaatcataaatttttttttcttggccaaaagaaaaaaacaatgagACTACAACAAGGGAAATATGTTATGCACATCCAAATGAATTTTAAGATTAGAAACAATAAATAACCCTCCAAAAATAATGATTGGCTCAAAACTCACAGGGGTTACAGTCTCCACATTATTATCATCAAGATTTTCTAATCATTTTTATCCTTCAACAACAAGTTGTGTCTGAGTGGCTACGTGCATGTGCAATGAATTGAGCATGAAAGCAATGAAATTCTTTAAGCAAGAGTAGTATAATGAACTCAAAACATAAACCTCAAGCTAggcaaaagttttttttttttttaacacaactaaacaaaacaaaaagatagaAATCTATATGCATCCCCCCCAAACCTAAACCAAACATtgtcctcaatgttaaaaatgatACTCTCAAATATATGTCTTGAATGAAAAGAGACCAAAATATGAATATGCAATCATGAGAAACTCAAGTTGGAAAAGTAAGGTAAGGAGAAGGAGGAGACGTACCTTAATCAAGctgattgttataaattttaatttctgtcACATATCAGctagaacaaaagaaaataaaactaaacaagaaaataaacacaaagattaatctaaaatcagaaaataaaaaagaattttttttttttttcaaaaagatttAACACAACTGGAGATCAATCCTGATAAACAGGACCATCCAAATCCCAACAACACCATGGAGATAAATAATTCATATTATGAATGGACTAGTCTAATGATATTGTAACTTACCTGGGTCAAAAACATGTTGAGAAGCTTTTGCAGTGTCTTCCAAGTGAATTCTTTGCATAACCACAGAAGCACTAATACCCTTAATATCAGCAATTTTCCAACCTATAGCTTCCTTATACTCTTGAAGTATACTTATCAATTGGTGTTCCCAAAATTCACCCAACTTTGGTGGTTCTACAATAGATGGGAATAGGGATGAAGAAAGTGGAAGAGGGATCACTTTTGGCTGCCAGCTATCAATACTTAAGAGAGGAATAGAATCCAACAATGCATTGACCTCCTCAATTGATTTTTCAGTATCCAAATTACAATCAAAACGGGTTAAGCAAGCATTTGGGGGATCCTCACAACTTGATTGTAGGAAAGTATCATGGACTAGGCTCCCAATCATGTTAACCTCACATATATCCTCATTGTCTAGTACTTGCTTACTTATGTCAAAAATATTAAGCTCAACAGTCATATTCCCAAAAGAAATCTTCATCACACCACTCCGACAATTGATCAAAGCATTGGATGTGGCTAAGAAAGGGCGACCTAAAATGACATGGATTTGTGTATTGGCATTTAGAGTAGGTTCAGTGTCtaacacaacaaaatcaacAGGAAATAGAATGCGTCCACCTTAATCAACACATCCTCAATAATACCTCTAGGGATTTTCACAGACCTATCAGCTAATTGAAGTGTCATGGTTGTTGGTTTTAAATCCCCCAAACCTAGCTGTAAGTATACTGAATATGGCAATAAGTTCACACTTGCCCCCAAATCTAGCAAAGCTCGCTCAATGAGATGATCCCCAATCCTACATGAAATTGTAGGAGATCCAGGGTCCTTACATTTCACTGGATATTTATTCTGAATGATTGAACTGACTTGCTCGGTCAAAAATGCCTTTTTAGGGACATTTGTCTTTCTCTTCATTGTCACAAGATCTTTTAGAAATTTGGCATAAGCAGGAACTTGCTGAATTGCATCAAGAAATGGAATGTTTATTTGCACCTGCTTAAAGACCTCTAAAATGTCTCCAAATTGTGCACTTTTCTGAGGACTGATTAACCTTTGAGGAAATGAAGCTTTAGGAACAAACCTCTTATCAAGGGGGGAATTAAGATCCTGAATTGGAGTGGCGGGTGGGTTGTCCTTCTTTTCTCTATGATCATCATGTGAACTATGagttcctttttcctttaacataatattttcatcatcCTCCACTTCTGGCATTTTCACTTGATTATCAACTTGCTTACCAGACCTAAGGGTAGTAATAGACTGAACATGTTCTTGTCCATGAGTAGAACTAGAAGAACCATTGATGGCATACTGTCCTTTTGGGTTAGGTATAGGTTGACTAGGAaactttcctttttccctttctccAACTTGGGTTGCTAACTGGCCAACTTGATTTTCCAACTTTGAAATAGCTTGAGTATTCAAATGGGTGGAACTTTTCATCTCTTGAATGGCTTGGCTAGTTGACTGCATGAAAGTTTTGAGAGACTCCTCCAAAGATGGTTGTTGTCTTGGTGGTGTTACAAACTGAGGTGTTGATTGAGGAATGGGAGGATATGCTTGAGTAGGTGGACGAAATTGACTTTGTTGATGCACTTGTTGTCCACCTACATTTGTGGGAGGCTGACTTTGCCTCCATGAGAAATTAGGATGGTTCCTCCAATTTGGATTGTATGTCTCTGAAAATGGACTAGCAAATGGTTTTCCATAATTA encodes:
- the LOC115989363 gene encoding uncharacterized protein LOC115989363, which encodes MCPSAAGYPDFYAEQANALNNYGKPFASPFSETYNPNWRNHPNFSWRQSQPPTNVGGQQVHQQSQFRPPTQAYPPIPQSTPQFVTPPRQQPSLEESLKTFMQSTSQAIQEMKSSTHLNTQAISKLENQVGQLATQVGEREKGKFPSQPIPNPKGQYAINGSSSSTHGQEHVQSITTLRSGKQVDNQVKMPEVEDDENIMLKEKGTHSSHDDHREKKDNPPATPIQDLNSPLDKRFVPKASFPQRLISPQKSAQFGDILEVFKQVQINIPFLDAIQQVPAYAKFLKDLVTMKRKTNVPKKAFLTEQVSSIIQNKYPVKCKDPGSPTISCRIGDHLIERALLDLGASVNLLPYSVYLQLGLGDLKPTTMTLQLADRSVKIPRDTEPTLNANTQIHVILGRPFLATSNALINCRSGVMKISFGNMTVELNIFDISKQVLDNEDICEVNMIGSLVHDTFLQSSCEDPPNACLTRFDCNLDTEKSIEEVNALLDSIPLLSIDSWQPKVIPLPLSSSLFPSIVEPPKLGEFWEHQLISILQEYKEAIGWKIADIKGISASVVMQRIHLEDTAKASQHVFDPGLISSCVKSF